A section of the Drosophila sechellia strain sech25 chromosome 3L, ASM438219v1, whole genome shotgun sequence genome encodes:
- the LOC116800924 gene encoding uncharacterized protein LOC116800924, translating into MKLRLPHCTVATVCIKCSGALGHLSTGQVDKILIKLTSKAGKSLFQSGIEPRTVCEIYANLCQDILCPPSLQFRRDTRRHGAWALAKRNEVVEWSGAEWSGVQWSGKSLNRVACETQISKIDIRHSRRGRQKPLENYSFQFAREL; encoded by the exons ATGAAGTTGCGCCTGCCGCACTGCACAGTGGCCACCGTATGCATCAAGTGCTCTGGAGCACTTGGGCACTTGAGCACCGGGCAGGTGGACAAAATATTAATCAAGCTAACATCCAAGGCCGGCAAAAGCCTCTTTCAATCCGGAATCGAGCCAAGGACTGTCtgcgaaatttatgcaaacTTATGCCAGGACATCCTGTGCCCGCCCAGCCTTCAATTTAGACGAGACACTCGGCGGCATGGAGCGTGGGCG CTggcgaaacgaaacgaagtTGTGGAGTGGAGCGGAGCGGAATGGAGTGGAGTGCAGTGGAGTGGGAAAAGTTTAAATCGTGTTGCGTGCGAAACGCAAATATCAAAAATCGACATTCGACATTCGAGGCGTGGTCGCCAGAAACCGCTCGAAAATTATAGCTTTCAGTTTGCGCGCGAATTGTAA